In Syntrophorhabdaceae bacterium, one genomic interval encodes:
- a CDS encoding response regulator produces the protein MKTVLIVDDSPTIRKLLAYILKKKSYIIAEAEDGMDAMEKLSHVQVDLVIVDLNMPNMDGIEFVKGLRDNYYYMDTPVIMLTTTKDERLRKDAFEAGVNMFLNKPVQPGVLLYKVESFLREGEDNERRDLEK, from the coding sequence ATGAAAACAGTATTGATTGTCGATGACTCACCAACTATCAGAAAGCTTCTGGCCTATATCCTGAAAAAGAAAAGCTACATCATTGCGGAAGCGGAAGACGGCATGGATGCCATGGAGAAATTGAGTCATGTGCAGGTCGATCTTGTAATCGTCGACCTCAACATGCCCAATATGGACGGCATCGAATTTGTCAAGGGTCTCCGTGATAATTATTATTACATGGATACGCCCGTTATTATGCTTACCACTACGAAAGACGAGAGATTGAGGAAAGATGCCTTTGAAGCGGGTGTGAACATGTTTCTCAATAAGCCTGTTCAGCCGGGGGTATTGCTTTATAAAGTTGAAAGCTTTTTACGGGAGGGTGAGGACAATGAGCGACG